The sequence TTGTCCCTAATAGCTTTCGAATAAAGGATCATAGCCAACTTGGTCCTTCCGTACAACTCGATTGGTCCCAGCTCTTTACCAGCCTCAgtgatctcttcttcagaacCGAAAtgacatcctcttcctcttgacaCCGAGTCTTCAGATCCAGGTGCGAACCTGTGCATCTCCGATGATTCAAAGACGATCCTGACCGATCCCTTCTCCACTCCAGGGAGCTTGGTGGTCTTTCGTAAGAGAGGGTAAAGGAGGTTGATAACGTAGTAATGGCCTAGTGCGTTTACGCCGAAATGTCGATCGATCCCGTCGGCATCAAGACCAAATTGGTTAGAGTTTATACCAGAAGAGCAGATCAACTAGTCCAGCAGTACAAATACTATCAGAATACTACAGTGTGTCCCGATATGGGAGATTACTCACATAATCAAGTCTATCAAGTCTCTTGGCCAAGCCTCCAAAAACCTCTTTAACCTGTTTCAATTCACCCAAATCGCATCCTAGCCATTCCACCGATCCCTtcgatcccttctccttcacctgaGCTTCGATATCCTTGATCGccttttcaccttgttcttcctttctgTTGACCATGATTACATGACCACCATACAGTGCAAAGAATCGAGCAACTTCAAATCCGATACCTAATGCTCCTCCAGTGATCACACTGACCGTACCAGTGAGATCTTTCGATTCGGGGCCGGCTGGACcgatgatgggatgaaggattgATTGCATCTTGTAAATGTGGTGTATATGTGAGCTGATTGCGGAAAGAAACGATGGATATGtatgagagaggagagatgatttTACGATCTCTTgactgtatatatatgtgtgtataGCTCATATGCATATATTCGATTGAGACTGCTGACTTTGTGGTTGGGTAGTGACGTTGTGTGAGGTACTCGAGTATGCATGGTATGGTCAATTCGACGTCATCCCTCCAATTGgtcaacctccaccacccgaCATATGCTTGGCAGATCGGATTCCAGCAAACATCGACAAATCGCTGTCATCTCATGAATATGATCTCAAAGTCGCATTGCGGGTACATACGCATACATACATCTCAGCTACAAGAGCTTAGCCTCTGCGTGTACCAATGATACAAGGCATCCAACGATAAAAATCCTTACGATCCAGGCCCAGGAAGAAGCACGGAAGTACAGCTGCATTGAGCCTAAGCTCTGCCCATTAGTCTGTCCATCATGGAACCACCGCCTGCAGCTTGCCCAGCAGGAGCTTTTTCGGTACTCGCATCTCCGGCTATATCGTGAGAGTACAATGATGTGTCAGCAAGGAGCCGGTTGAGCTAGATATACAATAGATCGCGATGGGATACGGAATGGAGCATGAAGGGAGAGACAAAACTCTTGGGTAGGCCAGGAAGAAAAAATTCGAaaaagatcactcactcgtaccgaagatatcaatcgaatcgatcCTAGTAgtctcctcgtcctcctgaTTATCCTTGATCAAAATATGTAAACTTCTAACGTTTTGGAATCTAACAAATCTCAAATCCactttttcacctttgaccTGTTCGGGTGTCAATTCGATCTCCTGAGCTGGGTTTAGACTTTCCGCATCTGTGAAATCGATATTGGGAGTATTGATGAATAGCTTGATTGATTTAGGAGCTTGAGAAGGACTGATGGCTGagaagatagagatggaCTTGAGCTTTACTTGATcttggaatgggatggagaTGAGTAGTTCCGCATCTGCATCTGATTCAAGGTACGATGTCCCTTTTGGTCCAGGGTTGGGTCCGACGATTGACGAAAGTGGGTGATCAGATGATTCGTTGAGACATGATAATCCATTTGAAACGATGTGTTTGAGAAGGGATCCGGTGCTTTCGCTAGAAGCAGATGATTTCACggtggatgaggacgaagaggcTTGTGCGCTTGTAGCGGCGGCTGGTGTGCCTGCATGCTTGGAGACGAGAGCGTTGagctgaggaggagaagCTCCACGAAGCTGTCGATCAGAAGTTAGCTTCGGTGAAGCTATACTTATATCAAATTGCAGACATACCTCAtctacttctcttcctcccttcaAGAATTTGAAGGTAGGCATGGCCCTGACCTGGAATCTCTGAGCGAGTTGAGCTTGTCGATCCACATCTATTTTCTATGTTGTGACTGTACATCAGCAATGGGTTGATCGATAAAAGAAGGTCTGAGCGCAGAAGGGATGTTATACATACAACGAATTTTACGTGTTTATACTGTATACAGATATGCATCAGCCTATTTCTAGTCACGACAACAAGCCTTCTTCAGCACATAAGTGATTAGACTCACAGAGTTCGAGAGCTGTTCTAGCACCGGGGCAATAGCGTGGCATGGACCGCACCAAACCTATATCTCATAATtagacctttcttctccacttctgAAACGCTACTCACCGCATGAAAATCTACGTTTcgatacatcagctttgtcttCTGATTGTGACTTCAGTTAAAAAAGAGTCTCTCACCTATTACAAGAAGCTGACTTGGCGGCAAACTCCTGACGATACCATCGAACTCTGCAATGAACAGCTAGGTTAGCAagcacctacacctacagAGTATAGAAGCGGAATGTGAGAAGCCTTTGAGTCAGCCAACTCACGAGAAGTTGAATCGATCTCCGTGATGTTCGGGGCCATCTTGAGTACTATGCAATCTATGAACGGAAGTGACGAAGGGATTTCCCAGAAGCAATCATGAACTCGTTCGAAGTTGAATGTGTCAACAAGCGACAACAACAACGGTGGGtgctggaggtggaggtgaaggatgagtCGTTCAACGCGGACGACACTGTGGCACTTCTCACCTCTTTTGTGGCTCCATACCTCCTTTGATTCGCCGTTCGTTGACATTGCGACCAACGCACAAGAGGCGGGTAAAGATTGTCGCCGCGAAAGAGGGAATGGCTACGTATATAAACACCTTGTGTAGACGAGGTAAAGACTGCTTTTAACTCGGATTCATTTTTCAATCCTTATCGTCCCAAAACTTCACCACAAGGCTCTCTTGGTGTAATTCTGGACAGAGGGTAATAATTCTCAAGATGCCGTACGCTCacgaaggagatggaaaCAACGATTCATATCAAAACGAGCATAGTTCGTTTGGATCTCATCCTTATGGCGGCAATGAGACCCAATACCCTCCGGGGCCAGCTCAGACATATCCCCCTCAAGGGTTTAATCAGGTTCCAAGCGGATACGGCAATTCCACTCCTGCAGCTGGGACTTACGGCTCGCACGACCAAAGTAACTCAGGTTTTTATGGTGGTCAGCAGGGATCCTATGCACACTCTCAGACTACTCAAAGCTATGGCCCTTCTCACCCAGGTGCGCCTTATGTAAACCCTCCTCAACAGGCTTACGGCCAGCCACCAACCTGGGGTCAACCAACCTATGGAGGTAGCTACCCGGTGGCCTCGGGTCCCACCAGCGGCACGGGTTTCGACTACTATCAAAGTAATCCCCAGTCTTATTGGAATAATGGCCGCCCCACCGGTATCCTCGCTCAGGCTGTACAATCAACCAGACCCGCTGGATATACCGGTGCTTGGCCACCCAAGGACGCTGCTTCGGGCCTTATCGCAATCGGCGCTTTGCTTAACAACAAAAAAAAGTCTTCCGCCCAAAGTGGAGCCTCTGGTCAGTTCAATTCGCAGGGCCCTCCTGTTTATGGCAGTGGAGGCTCTGATGGACCGACTTCTGGCTATGGAGGTCCCTCAACAGGTCAGGGATGGTAAGCAGCAATGAGCGATTCACGGATACAATATATGGAGGCCCTAATAAGATTTGACCTTCGAGAACGCTTGCGGAAGTATACATATCATTATTGGTCCGCTAGCTATTTATGTTCCGAAACACGCTCGGTGCCAGACTGAGTCGTTGGATGTCATGCATCTCATGACCCAGTTTCCTGAAAGTACTACTAGATGATGGCAAGCCGGCAACCATGATAATCATGATGAACATCCATACCCGAGCTAGCCATGAGGCTCCATTGCACTCGACATGAGAAGTAACCTTATTGTTCTACTCAGAAGGCAAATCGCATGAGTTGGGCCGCTGAAAATTGATATAACACCATCAATGACGAGGCTAATACGTTTGTCGACCAGAACAATGACACTCGTGGGACAAATCTCCAATGGACAGAGACAGCAATGTTCTCCCAACAGCTTCTTGCTATATCAGGATTCTAAACAGgtgttctcttcctttcgTGTCAAATTTTTGTCCTCGGCTGATCTGGATTGTCAAGACCCCGGACAGTGACCTGTTGTCCTACTCCTTGCAGAAGTTCATGGTGCAGAAGGCCTTCAGGTATCTACATCATGCACGTCATCAAGCTTCCTTTGTGGGTAAGAAGCATTCTGCCTTGACGGCCTCTGACTTCTTTGCACAGCCTCAAATATCACCCGGAGATGTAGATCTGTGCCGCATACTGCATACTGCATGCTTGCCATTTGTCATGCTCATGCTTTCCATAGCTTGCTTCTGTGCAATACCTTAACCACTCAGCTCATCTTTCGGAGACTTTGTTAACATGGGCGATCCCTACTCATTTCACTACCAACCGTTTCAGGACAGCGGGACAGGTAGGTGTTTAATTCTTTCTAGTGCAACTTCGCTTTTGAGATATCCAAATGGCGACAAGCATTGACTTAGAATCGTGTAATCGTCCTAGCATCTAACTACAATCTGACACAGCCGCAGCCTAGCGCTCTATCCTACCGGTCTAAATGCGATCATGGTCCATTTCCATGCAAGGCAAGAAAAACAAAGAATAAACCTTTTGGGTATTCATCAAGACCGGATGATAGATATAATGGCTGGCCGTCTGCGCCTCCAGTATCGTATGAGAAAGCTCGTTCGAACACTAACGTACCGGATTTCGAGGGAGGGCTGCGTTGGACCGGACGAAGTAGGTATTCAGTAAGTTTGCTATTTCGCTGAAAGCAGAATTGAGCAGAATGCTTACGAACGGTAAATTCTTCTCTCAGCAtctgaaagaggaagaagtagagcACGGTGCAGAGGAAAGTAGCAAGACTTCCCAAGCTCCAACGCCGGTCGTTCAGGACAACTTGTTCTCACAAGTCGGTCACGTAGCCCCGGGTTGGGATCCTCATCAGTTTACCAACCCGACTGTAAGCTCTTCGTGGGACCAGTTCGCTAACTCGGCGTATGATCATAACACGAGCGCTCAATCGCAAGCGTGGATGGGCACTAGTCAACCATCACACGAGCAAACGTACAATTGGGGCGGATACTCTGATCAGAATCAACCACCTCAAACTGCTCCATCTCAGCACTCATATGCCCCGGTGGAAGGATACGGTGGTGCAGACCCAGCAAACTACGGATTGATGCAGCCCCTTGACTACCATACTGTAGAATACAGCCAAGGTAGCACTAATCAACAGCAAGATACTAATAATACTCAGGATGGACTTGTCGGAAAATTCACTGGGTTATTCAATGAATCAGTCTTCAAAAGATGATACTCTTTGCTCAACTACGAGGGGAGATGGTCCAGTCCCAATCCAGAATTTCGAAAAAACTCGATTCTACCTTATCGACGAATTCTCCAACAAATTTTGTCTGGGCGTTTAGCAATATCTACTCGTTGTCATATACAATCGTTCAATGCATTCTGTTAAACCCACCATCCGGTTATATTTCCATATGCTTTCAATGCTGCATGATCATTACATGTTGTGCTGTCCCTTAGCGTCTTGACAAACCTTGTACAGGCCGATGAGCCCTTGGGGACAAGCCGTTGTGGGGTGGTGGGTGGTCATCAGACTGAGCAGttccatccattcatgcGCTCCAACACACATGTCTCCTCCTTGTCGAGAGATGTGATTCCCCAAAGGAGCTTGGAAATAGCAACTCCGTACATTCAAGTTCAGCTGTACGAGTATGACATACATATGCTAGCTAATTCACTTGAATACCCCGGTCAGCATTCTGACCCACCATTTCACTTTGCCATCCGCGAGAAGGTAATTCCTGATACTGCGACGTTACTGTAACCACGCCCTCGTGAACACCGCACACCTGCAATGGAGTCTGACAAGAACCACTCTGACAACATATCAAGGACTGGCTGTGGTGAACCACCCACACCCACCAGCCGTCGAGCGAACCCATCCTCGCAAGAATTTCCTGACACTCAGTTCATGTACAAAGGTCCGCCACCATGGGGTTGTCCCACTACAAGTGATGGGAGTCAATGTCCTGCGTTCGAAGCTCAAATGGGGTTTCTACCGTCCACGAACTTTTCTGAGCTGCCCAGGACGGGCCTCCCACGAGCAGGCGAGAATTGCCATGAAGCTATAGCCTTCTTACCGCCACCACCTCAGGGATTTCGCTGTGATTGTCAGTCTTGTACTCAAGGGACCACCACAATGAGCGATTTTTCAATCCCCTCGCAGACCCAGTCCGGCTACCCGCCGCCGAACACGTTCTACCTTCTTACAAGTCAGATGAGTAGACCGCCCATTGATGGTCGATGGTCCCAAGATGAGTATAATCCACTGTATGGGTTGACGAATCACTCAAGGCCAGCTGCAATGTCTGGTCCTGATATATACGTCCACAATCCCATGGGACCCTCGGGCCTTAGTCATGCATATTACTGGGGCGACCAAGGTATGTCATCATATTGGAACGGAGTACCCACTCAACAAGGCTCACAACGCATGTCCTCTCATACGTACCCTCAAGTGACTTATAGCGGAGGTAAGAATTTGTCCATATACAGTAGTGCCGGATATAAAATCctaaagctgatgatctACCTTTCTTTCACTCTTTGAATTTGCAGATGTTTTATTTTATGATGAAATGAAAGaagagttgaatgatgaacgGCTAAAGGAAAATAACGGTAACAGATGGCCTAATATAGTCTCGCCGATTTTCAAGGTCAGTCATGATACAAGTAAATCTCGGTCAGTACGAGTGCTGATATTGGCCAATCGCTCTGCAGAGCAAAGCCGCTGTAGATGAACAAGGAAATGTGAAGGGTTTGCctatgagattgatggtgagtagcCTGCATGCCTGCTGTGAACAACTTTTTTGCGAGGGCAATCGTGATGACACTTACGGTGACTTTAGGAATTggctgaagaagattatgattggaagaaagaaccCCACACTCGACCAGCTTCACCATTAGGAGAGATTTGAATAAGCATTATATCTGCCACAGATAAGTACTCCGTATACCTGAGCTAGCCTGTAAAGAGAGTTTGATTCTCCATTGTTTCCAATAGAGAATATGTCTACCATCTCGTCTGACCAATACTTTCCATAGCGTGAAGTTTACAACGCATATGTCATGCATTCTCGACTGGCAACCGACCCTTGCTCGTAGACAGCCAGGATGTGGACTTTTCCAGTTATTAAATAGGCAATTCACCTGGATTGACCAAATGTCAGCAGCATGTATGTTTCGAAATATCTCACCAGAGTGGCGTTTTACAGAACACCAACTTTGATCGCCCCATATCCCCGCTTAATCTCAACTCCACCGCTGGGGACACTCAGTCTTCCACCCAAATCAACTCGAAAAAGTTCGGACTTGTATTCCGCACCCTCTCCAGCTTGTCCACGGAATCAAGAAGACGGAAGTACCAATGTAATCCCACCCGGTACCGCATCAAACCTGGTTAGTCGATGGGGGTCCAAGAAGTGACTCTGGCCTCACGGGAAGGGAAATCCTGCTGTGGATGTGATTAAATATTCCCATATTCCACACTATCCTCATGCTCCGCTCTTGATGCCAGTGCTACCATGAACTATGAAATGCATGCAAACGATGTGTCTAATCTATATATCTAAATAATCTAAATAGTCTAGACGATCTAAAGATCTACTGCACACCGCAAAAGACCCCTATTACCCTTGCGATAAATTACGTTTATAAGATAAACCTATGAgcaggatgatcatcacccAATTCAACGATTTGCTCTTTCGTCAAACCCTCCAAACCatatttcctcttcccttcttcagaAGACCATTCGTGGCTCTGTCCTGGTCCAGGAGCAGGTCCGTAGAGTTTCTCTCTTCGTCTATTTTCTCGGCGTAGGCCGAAATACATTatacaagctgatatgaagCATATGCACGAGAACCCAAATGTCACTCCTTGACCTACGAGGAACCTGGGCGAGTCCTTGCCTCGGTATActtgagaagagatgataccCCCCGAGTTACCTAGGGAGAATATCAAACCCATCGAAGTGGCTTTTTTGTCTGTGGCGGAAACAAAAAAAGTCATTTCACAATCCAGCTACGCACTTGAATTTTTTTCATCAAAGGAGGATGTTGGACTTACAGTGATTACCGAATGTATTTCCTGACCAGACAATCACAGTTGCTATACAGGGAGCTATTGAGCAAGTAGTCAAAAACACGGAAAAGTAATAGACCCCCTATTTTCGTTTCCACCAAGATCAGCCTTTTCTCTGACCCATGACCCACAGGTCATTAGGAAGTTCGACTCACAGGATACCTTATAGGAACAGTCAAGAAGAGCAGATATCCAATAGCAGCCATTGCTGACCAGAACATCAAGAAGAATCCTCGTTTACCTGTGCGATCGGAGAGATAGGCGGTAGTCATGGTGGTGATGAATGCAAGGACGTAGGCTAATAAATTTATAAAACCATTAGCCTCACCATTTGTGAGGCGACAGAATACTCACGAGGTGTACTGAGCAGAAGGGATTGAGGGGTAGTGAATCGACCGAGAGCAGCGATGATGGTAGGAGAGAACAGCCTAAAGAAGGGTTAGTTTCTGTAAGAGAATGAAATCTATGACCATGGTTTGACGTACGATTGACTGATGAAGCAGACGATATCAGCCCAAGTCCTAGTCGTATGAGATGTGCGAGATCAGCACACAGACTTACCTGTAGATGGGTTCCGCACAACCGATGTACATCAACATGAAAGTGGGTGTCTGCGTTCCAGACCTAACATCAGTCCAGCTTTTGTGATACGATTCACAAAAAATGTGttagactcaccttccaatctttcaaagctcTCTTGATGACCTTCCAGCTGAATGTCCCTTCTTGCATTATACCAGTATcctccttcaatctcaagatgaccatctctttctcgaGCGGAGTCAAGAATTTAGCTTGATCTGGCCAGTCGTGAACCATCCAGATAGATGCGATACCAATGACAAATGATAGGAGACCTTCGATGATGAACTGCATAAATGACAATACCCAGTCAGCTCAAAATCTCAAAACTTTGTGCGATttttgttgatgatgagggtggaAAGCTGGGATGTCACTCA comes from Kwoniella mangroviensis CBS 8507 chromosome 2, whole genome shotgun sequence and encodes:
- a CDS encoding thioredoxin — protein: MAPNITEIDSTSQFDGIVRSLPPSQLLVIDFHAVWCGPCHAIAPVLEQLSNSYKHVKFVKIDVDRQAQLAQRFQVRAMPTFKFLKGGREVDELRGASPPQLNALVSKHAGTPAAATSAQASSSSSTVKSSASSESTGSLLKHIVSNGLSCLNESSDHPLSSIVGPNPGPKGTSYLESDADAELLISIPFQDQVKLKSISIFSAISPSQAPKSIKLFINTPNIDFTDAESLNPAQEIELTPEQVKGEKVDLRFVRFQNVRSLHILIKDNQEDEETTRIDSIDIFGTTGDASTEKAPAGQAAGGGSMMDRLMGRA